The following are from one region of the Salminus brasiliensis chromosome 14, fSalBra1.hap2, whole genome shotgun sequence genome:
- the LOC140576865 gene encoding rab GDP dissociation inhibitor alpha — translation MDEEYDVIVLGTGLTECILSGIMSVNGKKVLHMDRNPYYGGESSSITPLEELYKRFDLPDSPPESMGRGRDWNVDLIPKFLMANGQLVKMLLYTEVTRYLDFKVVEGSFVYKGGKIYKVPSTESEALASNLMGMFEKRRFRKFLVFVANFDENDPKTFEGVDPKTTTMRDVYKKFDLGQDVIDFTGHALALYRTDDYLDQPCLETINRIKLYSESLARYGKSPYLYPLYGLGELPQGFARLSAIYGGTYMLNKPVDEIVMENGRVVGVKSEGEVARCKQLICDPSYIQDRVRKAGQVIRVICILNHPIKNTNDANSCQIIIPQNQVNRNSDIYVCMISYAHNVAAQGKYIAIASTTVETSDPEAEIQPALELLEPIDQKFVAISDLYEPSDDGSESQVFCSRAYDATTHFETTCNDIKDIYKRMTGTDFDFENMKRKQNDVFGEDEQ, via the exons ATGATGTGATCGTTTTGGGCACTGGACTCACG gagtGTATCCTGTCCGGGATCATGTCTGTGAATGGAAAGAAGGTCTTGCACATGGACCGGAACCCTTATTATGGTGGAGAAAGCTCCTCCATCACCCCACTGGAGGAG ctctacaAGCGCTTTGACCTGCCGGACAGCCCACCAGAGTCCATGGGCAGAGGCAGAGACTGGAACGTCGACCTCATCCCCAAATTTCTCATGGCTAATG GCCAGCTGGTGAAGATGCTGCTGTACACAGAGGTGACTCGCTACCTGGACTTCAAGGTGGTAGAGGGCAGTTTTGTGTATAAAGGAGGGAAGATCTATAAGGTGCCCTCCACAGAGTCAGAGGCTCTGGCTTCCA ATCTGATGGGCATGTTTGAGAAAAGGAGATTCCGGAAGTTCCTGGTTTTTGTGGCCAACTTTGATGAGAATGACCCCAAAACCTTTGAGGGAGTGGACCCTAAAACCACCACCATGCGAGACGTGTATAAGAAGTTCGATCTGGGACAGGATGTGATTGATTTCACGGGTCATGCCCTGGCCCTCTACAGGACAGATGA tTACCTGGACCAGCCTTGTCTTGAGACCATTAACCGTATTAAGCTATACAGTGAATCACTGGCTCGCTATGGGAAGAGCCCATATCTGTACCCTCTGTATGGGCTGGGAGAGCTGCCTCAGGGTTTCGCCAG ATTAAGTGCAATCTATGGAGGGACCTACATGCTCAACAAGCCGGTGGATGAGATCGTTATGGAGAATGGACGTGTGGTGGGAGTGAAGTCTGAGGGAGAG GTCGCTCGCTGCAAGCAGCTCATCTGCGACCCCAGTTACATTCAGGACCGCGTACGTAAAGCTGGTCAGGTGATCCGTGTCATCTGTATCCTCAACCATCCAATCAAGAACACCAATGACGCCAACTCCTGCCAGATCATCATTCCTCAGAACCAAGTGAACCGCAACTCTG atatatatgtgtgtatgatcTCCTATGCCCATAATGTGGCAGCTCAGGGCAAGTACATTGCCATAGCCAGCACCACTGTCGAGACCAGCGACCCGGAGGCTGAGATCCAACCCgctctggagctgctggagccCATTGACCAGAA GTTTGTGGCCATCAGCGATCTGTATGAGCCATCAGATGATGGGTCGGAGAGTCAG GTCTTCTGCTCTAGAGCGTATGATGCCACCACCCACTTTGAGACAACCTGCAACGACATCAAGGACATCTACAAGCGCATGACGGGaactgactttgactttgagaaCATGAAGCGGAAACAGAACGACGTGTTCGGGGAAGACGAGCAATGA